A genome region from Mycolicibacterium litorale includes the following:
- a CDS encoding isocitrate/isopropylmalate dehydrogenase family protein: MAVQDPLRLGVLAGDGIGPEIVSAAVQITERALAAVSVPVDWRRLRMGSEAITGDGTPLPQHTLDELDRLDAWVLGPHDNASYPVPFRDALSPGGTIRKRYGLYANIRPARRLSDTIPAACPALDVVVVRENTEGFYSDRNMYDGAGEFMPTPDVAMAVAVFTREACERIAHQAFRLARTRRRSVTVAHKANVLSKTTGLFRDSCVRVAEQYPEVTVRLEHIDALAALLVARPAEFDVIVAENMFGDILSDLTGQLAGSLGMAPSVNVSDTKAMAQATHGSAPDIAGRNSANPVAMILSTAMLLEWLADRHGRAALAEAAASIRNAVRCSLDDGVHTADLGGAATTTGFTEHVLSVLAAG, encoded by the coding sequence ATGGCAGTGCAGGATCCGTTGCGGCTGGGGGTGCTCGCCGGAGACGGGATCGGGCCCGAGATCGTCTCTGCCGCAGTGCAGATCACCGAACGCGCGCTGGCGGCGGTGTCGGTGCCGGTGGACTGGCGTCGTCTGCGCATGGGCAGCGAGGCGATCACCGGTGACGGCACCCCGTTGCCGCAACACACCCTCGACGAACTCGACCGGCTCGACGCATGGGTGCTCGGACCGCACGACAACGCGAGCTACCCGGTCCCGTTCCGCGACGCGCTGTCCCCCGGCGGCACCATCCGCAAGCGGTACGGGCTCTACGCCAACATCCGCCCGGCCCGCCGGTTGAGCGACACGATCCCCGCCGCCTGCCCCGCGCTCGACGTCGTGGTGGTCCGCGAGAACACCGAGGGGTTCTACTCCGACCGCAACATGTACGACGGCGCCGGCGAGTTCATGCCCACCCCCGACGTCGCGATGGCAGTCGCGGTGTTCACCCGCGAGGCGTGCGAACGCATTGCGCATCAGGCGTTTCGGCTGGCCCGCACGCGACGCCGCTCGGTCACCGTGGCGCACAAGGCGAATGTGCTGTCCAAGACCACCGGCCTGTTCCGTGACAGCTGCGTGCGCGTCGCCGAGCAGTATCCGGAGGTGACGGTCCGGCTCGAACACATCGACGCGCTCGCGGCGTTGCTGGTGGCCCGGCCCGCCGAATTCGACGTGATCGTCGCCGAGAACATGTTCGGCGACATCCTGTCCGACCTCACCGGCCAGCTCGCCGGCTCACTCGGCATGGCGCCGTCGGTCAACGTCTCCGACACCAAGGCGATGGCCCAGGCCACCCACGGCTCCGCGCCGGACATCGCCGGGCGCAACAGCGCCAACCCGGTCGCGATGATCCTGTCCACGGCGATGCTGCTGGAATGGCTGGCGGACCGCCACGGCCGCGCGGCGCTGGCCGAGGCCGCGGCGTCGATCCGAAACGCGGTGCGGTGCAGCCTTGATGACGGTGTCCACACCGCCGACCTCGGCGGCGCGGCGACCACCACCGGTTTCACCGAACACGTGCTGTCGGTGCTCGCCGCCGGCTGA
- a CDS encoding phosphate-starvation-inducible PsiE family protein, with amino-acid sequence MAERAKADADENERQRFADRALGMLEDAVYWAIAAVLVICSVALLVSQFNTMLRLRNTPASTVMLEVLDGLLLIFIFVELLYAVRSCLRSHEIVAEPFLIVGILAGIKEIVVLSVEAATLLEQGPAFARAVVEIGVLGGVVLVLALAAFVLRERRRDTEDAGEDAADHKDGLAAT; translated from the coding sequence GTGGCGGAACGCGCGAAGGCGGATGCGGACGAAAACGAGCGGCAGCGCTTCGCCGACCGGGCGCTCGGCATGCTCGAGGACGCGGTGTACTGGGCGATCGCGGCGGTCCTGGTGATCTGCTCGGTCGCGCTGCTGGTGTCGCAGTTCAACACCATGCTGCGGCTGCGCAACACGCCGGCGTCGACGGTCATGCTCGAAGTGCTCGACGGTCTGTTGCTGATCTTCATCTTCGTCGAACTGCTCTATGCCGTCCGCTCCTGTCTGCGGTCCCACGAGATCGTGGCCGAACCGTTCCTGATCGTCGGGATCCTGGCCGGTATCAAGGAGATCGTGGTGCTGTCCGTGGAGGCCGCCACGCTGCTGGAGCAAGGGCCGGCATTCGCCAGGGCAGTGGTCGAGATCGGTGTGCTCGGTGGCGTGGTGCTCGTGCTGGCGCTGGCAGCGTTCGTGCTGCGGGAGCGGCGCCGTGACACCGAGGACGCCGGTGAGGACGCCGCGGACCACAAGGACGGGCTCGCCGCCACGTAG
- a CDS encoding TspO/MBR family protein yields the protein MRASTLAKTAGTVFATGALGGLASRPGLSLWYATLKKPSFQPPSQAFGIVWPMLYADIAAVSAATIDHYNDSGQPAKAKAYQKALVANLILNGSWTWLFFNRHQLGLSAVAAGVLAASSADLTRRAVEAKGAQAAPLALYPLWCGFATALSSRIWWLNR from the coding sequence ATGCGTGCTTCCACTCTCGCCAAGACCGCCGGCACGGTGTTCGCCACCGGCGCGCTCGGCGGACTAGCCAGCCGACCCGGTCTCTCGCTGTGGTACGCCACGCTGAAGAAGCCGAGCTTTCAGCCGCCGAGCCAGGCGTTCGGCATCGTGTGGCCGATGCTGTACGCCGACATCGCCGCGGTGTCGGCAGCGACGATCGACCACTACAACGACAGCGGCCAACCGGCGAAGGCGAAGGCGTATCAGAAGGCGCTCGTGGCCAACCTGATCCTCAACGGCAGCTGGACCTGGCTGTTCTTCAACCGTCACCAGTTGGGGCTGTCGGCCGTGGCGGCGGGTGTCCTCGCCGCCAGCAGTGCCGATCTGACCCGCCGCGCCGTCGAGGCGAAGGGCGCGCAGGCGGCGCCGCTCGCCCTGTACCCGCTGTGGTGCGGTTTCGCGACGGCGTTGTCGTCGCGCATCTGGTGGCTCAATCGGTGA
- a CDS encoding MFS transporter: MGQTEVARPAVGTARPAVLVSGLSLVVLTVAVLQTAVVPVLGVIGTQLGASPVAVSWAVTANLLAAIAATPLLGRLADMYSKKRVLLGVLIVVLIGSVLAAATSSLPLLIVARVLQGASYALYPISVAVLREELPQGRLAGAMAVMSGTLGFGGGVGLVVVGLLMSGNADYHRVFWLTTVFTVVVLAIVVFLVPARGRTAGGSIDWLGAIGLAIGLSALLLAITQGNAWGWLSGWTLGCALGGAAVLVAWWLWEKRRDHPLVSTRMLTLPAVLLTNLATVFVGMGLYFAFLGLTQFVQIPRAAAGYGFGATVLESSVVFLLPGALTGFAVALVSGRFIDRYGARRVLVIGAMAGVLGFVLLAVAHDQRWQVIVAGILANAYISLGYGALPALVVAQVEAGETGVATGMNAIARTVGSSVAAAVVALLMGRSEPGTQVPMESSFVIVFVAGAVTAAFALILIALTRTRRTTVDPDALAQSRAMNHEWG, translated from the coding sequence GTGGGCCAGACGGAGGTCGCGCGGCCGGCCGTCGGCACCGCGCGCCCCGCGGTTCTGGTCAGCGGTCTGAGCCTGGTCGTGCTCACCGTCGCCGTCCTCCAGACCGCCGTGGTGCCGGTACTCGGTGTCATCGGCACCCAACTCGGCGCCTCCCCGGTGGCGGTGAGCTGGGCCGTGACCGCCAACCTGCTGGCCGCGATCGCCGCGACTCCGCTGCTCGGCCGTCTCGCGGACATGTACAGCAAGAAGCGCGTGCTGCTCGGCGTGTTGATCGTGGTGCTGATTGGGTCGGTGCTCGCCGCGGCGACATCGTCGCTGCCGCTGCTGATCGTCGCCCGGGTCCTGCAGGGCGCGTCGTACGCGCTCTACCCGATCAGCGTGGCGGTGTTGCGCGAGGAGTTGCCGCAGGGACGGCTGGCGGGTGCGATGGCGGTGATGTCCGGCACGCTGGGCTTCGGCGGCGGGGTCGGGCTGGTGGTGGTGGGTCTGCTGATGAGCGGGAACGCCGACTACCACCGGGTGTTCTGGCTGACCACCGTGTTCACCGTCGTGGTGCTCGCGATCGTCGTCTTCCTCGTGCCCGCCCGGGGCCGCACCGCCGGCGGATCGATCGACTGGCTCGGTGCGATCGGGCTGGCCATCGGGTTGTCGGCGCTCCTGCTGGCCATCACGCAGGGCAATGCGTGGGGCTGGCTGTCCGGGTGGACGCTGGGCTGCGCGCTCGGCGGCGCAGCGGTGCTGGTGGCCTGGTGGCTGTGGGAGAAGCGACGCGACCACCCACTGGTGTCGACCCGGATGCTCACCCTCCCGGCAGTGCTGCTGACCAACCTCGCCACCGTCTTCGTGGGCATGGGGCTGTACTTCGCCTTCCTCGGGCTCACCCAGTTCGTCCAGATCCCGCGGGCGGCTGCCGGCTACGGCTTCGGCGCCACCGTGCTGGAGTCGAGCGTGGTGTTCCTGCTGCCGGGAGCCTTGACCGGATTCGCCGTCGCGCTGGTCAGCGGCCGGTTCATCGACCGGTACGGCGCGCGCCGGGTGCTCGTGATCGGCGCGATGGCCGGCGTACTGGGGTTCGTCCTGCTCGCGGTGGCCCACGACCAGCGTTGGCAGGTGATCGTGGCGGGGATACTGGCCAACGCCTACATCAGCCTCGGCTACGGCGCACTACCGGCGCTGGTGGTCGCGCAGGTGGAGGCCGGAGAGACCGGCGTGGCCACCGGGATGAACGCGATCGCGCGCACAGTCGGCAGTTCCGTGGCCGCAGCGGTGGTCGCGCTGTTGATGGGCCGGTCGGAGCCGGGCACCCAGGTGCCGATGGAGAGCAGTTTCGTGATCGTGTTCGTGGCGGGCGCCGTCACCGCGGCTTTCGCGCTGATCCTGATCGCGCTCACCCGCACCCGCCGCACGACGGTCGACCCGGACGCCCTGGCCCAGTCGCGGGCGATGAACCACGAATGGGGTTAG
- a CDS encoding type II toxin-antitoxin system Rv0910 family toxin: MASVDVAVSSDLTPERAWELASNLGRFDEWLTIFGGWRSEVPAEIEVGTSVSSLIKVKGFRNTIHWRVTRYDEPKEIELIGTGFPAVCIALSLQVEEQKKGTNFRVVADLSGGLLNTRVGTLVAKVIESDVRKSVSNLAALR; this comes from the coding sequence ATGGCATCGGTCGACGTGGCGGTCTCATCCGACCTCACCCCCGAACGCGCGTGGGAACTGGCATCGAACCTCGGACGCTTCGACGAATGGCTGACGATCTTCGGCGGCTGGCGCAGTGAGGTCCCGGCTGAGATCGAGGTCGGCACGTCCGTGTCGTCGCTGATCAAGGTCAAGGGCTTCCGCAACACCATCCACTGGCGGGTGACCCGGTACGACGAGCCCAAGGAGATCGAGCTCATCGGGACCGGATTTCCGGCCGTCTGCATCGCGCTGTCCCTCCAGGTCGAGGAACAGAAGAAGGGCACGAACTTCCGGGTGGTCGCCGACCTGTCCGGCGGACTGCTCAACACGCGCGTCGGCACGCTGGTCGCCAAGGTCATCGAATCCGACGTGCGCAAATCGGTGAGCAACCTCGCCGCGTTGCGCTAA
- a CDS encoding ABC transporter ATP-binding protein, producing the protein MNQTVDGRAPDKSAPVIEIDHVTKRFADYVAVADADFSIASGEFFSMLGPSGCGKTTTLRMIAGFETPTSGAIRLEGTDVSRVPPHKRNVNTVFQHYALFPHMSVWDNVAYGPRSMKKDKAEVRRRVDELLEVVRLTDFAKRKPGQLSGGQQQRVALARALVNYPSALLLDEPLGALDLKLRHAMQFELKRIQREVGITFIYVTHDQEEALTMSDRIAVMNAGNVEQIGTPTDIYDRPSTVFVANFIGQANLWPGRQTGRLNGDYVEVEVLGSKLKARPGDTAIEIGGHATLMVRPERLRVSMEPPVGDVASVRATVRDMTFQGPVVRLSLVAPDDSPIVAHVGPEQYLPMLRPGDHVHVCWSPDASLVLPAADIPTTEDLEEMLDES; encoded by the coding sequence GTGAACCAGACCGTCGACGGGCGCGCACCCGACAAGAGCGCCCCGGTCATCGAGATCGACCACGTGACGAAGCGGTTCGCCGACTACGTCGCCGTCGCCGACGCCGACTTCTCCATCGCCTCGGGCGAGTTCTTCTCGATGCTCGGGCCGTCGGGGTGCGGGAAGACCACGACGTTGCGGATGATCGCCGGATTCGAGACGCCGACATCGGGTGCGATCCGGCTGGAAGGCACCGACGTGTCGCGCGTCCCCCCGCACAAGCGCAACGTCAACACGGTGTTCCAGCACTACGCGCTGTTCCCGCACATGAGCGTCTGGGACAACGTCGCCTACGGCCCGCGCAGCATGAAGAAGGACAAAGCAGAAGTCAGGCGCCGCGTCGACGAACTGCTCGAGGTGGTGCGCCTCACCGACTTCGCCAAGCGCAAGCCGGGACAGCTCTCCGGTGGTCAGCAGCAGCGGGTCGCCCTGGCCCGCGCCCTGGTGAACTACCCCAGCGCCCTGCTGCTCGACGAACCGCTCGGCGCCCTCGACCTGAAGCTGCGCCATGCGATGCAGTTCGAACTCAAGCGCATCCAGCGCGAGGTCGGCATCACGTTCATCTACGTGACGCACGACCAGGAGGAGGCGCTCACGATGAGTGACCGCATCGCGGTCATGAACGCGGGCAACGTCGAACAGATCGGCACACCCACCGACATCTACGACCGCCCCTCGACGGTGTTCGTGGCCAACTTCATCGGACAGGCCAATCTCTGGCCGGGTCGCCAGACCGGACGCCTCAACGGTGACTACGTGGAGGTCGAGGTCCTGGGCAGCAAGCTGAAGGCCAGGCCGGGTGACACCGCGATCGAGATCGGTGGGCACGCCACGCTGATGGTGCGGCCCGAACGCCTGCGGGTGTCGATGGAACCCCCGGTCGGCGACGTCGCCTCGGTACGGGCGACGGTGCGCGACATGACATTCCAGGGTCCCGTGGTGCGGCTGTCCCTGGTCGCACCCGACGATTCGCCGATCGTGGCGCATGTCGGACCGGAGCAGTATCTGCCGATGCTGCGGCCCGGAGACCATGTGCACGTCTGCTGGTCCCCCGACGCGTCGCTGGTGTTGCCCGCCGCCGACATCCCCACTACCGAGGATCTCGAAGAGATGCTCGACGAGTCCTGA
- a CDS encoding polyamine ABC transporter substrate-binding protein, producing MPREASPQFDPQLAARFAASRTSRRRFLGGGAAAAAALALGPSFLAACGSDSGGSGQTTTDDGGPASGTLRISNWPLYMADGFVAAFQTAAGITVDYKEDFNDNEEWFAKVKEPLSRKQDIGADLVIPTEFMAARINGLGWLNEIRADRVPNKKNLRPDLLNSPIDPGRNKTAPYMTGMVGLAYNKAATGRPITKIDDLWDPAFKGRVSLLSDTQDGLGMVMLSQGATPERPSTEAVQKAVDLVREQKDKGQIRRFTGNDYADDLAAGNVAIAQAYSGDVVQLKADNPDLEFIVPEAGGTWFIDTMILPYTTQNQSAAEAWIDYVYDRANYAKLIAFTQFVPVLSEMTDELNKIDPQVASNPLINPPESTVNNLKSWAALTDEQTQEYNTMYAAVTGG from the coding sequence ATGCCCCGCGAAGCATCCCCACAGTTCGATCCGCAACTGGCCGCCCGTTTCGCCGCAAGCCGCACCTCGCGGCGCCGTTTCCTCGGCGGTGGCGCCGCCGCGGCCGCCGCGCTCGCGCTCGGCCCGTCGTTCCTGGCCGCATGCGGTTCGGACAGCGGCGGTTCCGGTCAGACGACCACGGACGACGGCGGCCCGGCCAGCGGCACGCTGCGGATCTCGAACTGGCCGCTCTACATGGCCGACGGCTTCGTCGCCGCCTTCCAGACCGCGGCCGGGATCACCGTGGACTACAAGGAAGACTTCAACGACAACGAGGAGTGGTTCGCCAAGGTCAAGGAACCGCTGTCGCGTAAGCAGGACATCGGCGCCGACCTGGTGATCCCCACCGAGTTCATGGCGGCCCGCATCAACGGTCTCGGCTGGCTCAACGAGATCCGCGCCGACCGCGTGCCGAACAAGAAGAATCTGCGGCCCGACCTGCTGAACTCGCCGATCGATCCGGGCCGCAACAAGACCGCCCCCTACATGACCGGCATGGTGGGTCTCGCCTACAACAAGGCAGCCACCGGCCGCCCGATCACGAAGATCGATGACCTGTGGGATCCGGCGTTCAAGGGCCGGGTCAGCCTGCTGTCGGACACCCAGGACGGGCTGGGCATGGTGATGCTCTCGCAGGGCGCCACCCCCGAGCGTCCGTCGACCGAAGCGGTGCAGAAGGCCGTCGACCTGGTGCGTGAGCAGAAGGACAAGGGGCAGATCCGCCGGTTCACCGGCAACGACTACGCCGACGACCTCGCCGCGGGCAATGTCGCCATCGCCCAGGCATATTCGGGCGACGTCGTGCAGTTGAAGGCCGACAACCCCGACCTGGAGTTCATCGTCCCGGAGGCCGGCGGCACCTGGTTCATCGACACGATGATCCTCCCCTACACCACCCAGAACCAGAGCGCGGCCGAGGCGTGGATCGACTACGTCTACGACCGCGCGAACTACGCGAAGCTGATCGCCTTCACCCAGTTCGTCCCGGTGCTCTCGGAGATGACCGACGAACTGAACAAGATCGATCCCCAGGTCGCGTCGAACCCGCTCATCAACCCGCCCGAGTCGACGGTGAACAACCTGAAGTCGTGGGCGGCGCTGACCGACGAGCAGACCCAGGAGTACAACACCATGTACGCCGCAGTGACCGGAGGCTGA
- a CDS encoding ABC transporter permease: protein MAGVASSSRQRSRIAPYLMILPALAYLAIFFVWPLISLARTSLSSTGGSVFLPTLTFSWDFANYGEAFSKYSDQILRSFGYALTATVVCLLLAYPLAYVIAFKAGRFKNLILGLVILPFFVTFLIRTIAWKTILADDGWVVTALDAIGLLPSDGRLLSTSWAVIGGLIYNWIIFMILPLYVSLEKIDPRLIEASKDLYSSNTRSFSKVILPLSLPGVLAGSLLVFIPAAGDFINAEYLGSTQTTMIGNVIQQQFLVVKDYPAAAALSLVLMGTILVGVLLYTRALGTEDLV from the coding sequence ATGGCAGGCGTAGCCAGCAGTAGCCGCCAGCGCAGCAGGATCGCTCCGTATCTGATGATCCTGCCCGCGCTGGCCTATCTCGCAATCTTCTTCGTGTGGCCGCTGATCTCGTTGGCCCGCACCTCGTTGTCGTCGACGGGCGGGTCGGTGTTCCTGCCGACCCTGACGTTCTCGTGGGATTTCGCCAATTACGGTGAGGCGTTCAGCAAGTACTCCGACCAGATCCTGCGATCGTTCGGATACGCACTGACCGCGACAGTGGTGTGTCTGCTGCTGGCCTATCCCCTCGCCTACGTCATCGCGTTCAAGGCGGGCAGGTTCAAGAACCTGATCCTCGGCCTGGTGATCCTGCCGTTCTTCGTGACGTTCCTGATCCGCACGATCGCATGGAAAACCATTCTGGCCGACGACGGTTGGGTGGTCACCGCACTCGACGCCATCGGCCTGCTGCCCAGCGACGGGCGCCTGCTGTCCACCAGTTGGGCGGTGATCGGCGGGTTGATCTACAACTGGATCATCTTCATGATCCTGCCGCTGTACGTCAGCCTCGAGAAGATCGATCCGCGGCTCATCGAGGCGTCCAAGGATCTGTACTCGTCGAACACCCGCAGCTTCTCCAAGGTGATCCTGCCGCTGTCGCTGCCCGGCGTCCTGGCCGGCAGCCTGCTGGTGTTCATCCCGGCCGCGGGTGACTTCATCAACGCCGAATACCTCGGCAGCACCCAGACGACCATGATCGGCAACGTGATTCAGCAGCAGTTCCTCGTGGTCAAGGACTACCCGGCGGCCGCCGCGCTCAGCCTGGTCCTGATGGGCACGATTCTGGTCGGAGTGCTGCTCTACACGCGGGCGCTGGGCACGGAGGATCTCGTATGA
- a CDS encoding ABC transporter permease — MTTQAGAAVAVAAEQPPQPKTVKGTPKWGDWSLRIVAGLVLLYLFIPIFVIVLFSFNDPKGKFNYSWQGFTLDNWLDPFKYPALTDAMKLSLNVAGVSTLIALVLGTLVAIALVRQRWRGQRAVDTFLVLPLTAPEVVMGASLLVLFLDLGWATGYVTIVLAHIAFEVSFIAMTVRARVRGFDWTLEDASMDLGASPTRTFFKVTLPLIVPGIVAAAMLSFALSLDDFIITYFVSGSTVTYPLYVNAAVKAAVPPQINVIATAILVVSLALLAVGTLYRRKRIDV, encoded by the coding sequence ATGACCACCCAAGCCGGGGCCGCGGTCGCCGTCGCCGCCGAACAGCCGCCGCAGCCCAAGACCGTCAAGGGCACACCCAAATGGGGTGACTGGAGTCTGCGGATCGTCGCGGGGCTGGTCCTGCTGTACCTGTTCATTCCCATCTTCGTGATCGTGCTGTTCTCGTTCAACGATCCGAAGGGCAAGTTCAACTACAGCTGGCAGGGCTTCACGCTCGACAACTGGCTCGACCCGTTCAAGTATCCGGCGCTGACCGACGCGATGAAGCTGAGCCTCAACGTCGCCGGCGTCTCGACGCTCATCGCGCTGGTGCTCGGCACGCTGGTGGCCATCGCGCTGGTGCGTCAGCGGTGGCGCGGGCAACGCGCCGTGGACACGTTCCTGGTGCTTCCGCTCACCGCACCCGAGGTCGTGATGGGCGCATCGCTGCTGGTGCTGTTCCTGGATCTGGGTTGGGCGACCGGCTATGTGACGATCGTATTGGCGCACATCGCTTTCGAGGTGAGCTTCATCGCGATGACGGTGCGTGCCCGGGTGCGTGGCTTCGACTGGACCCTCGAGGACGCGTCGATGGATCTGGGCGCGAGCCCGACCCGGACGTTCTTCAAGGTGACCCTGCCGCTGATCGTTCCGGGCATCGTGGCCGCGGCGATGCTGTCGTTCGCGCTGTCGCTCGACGACTTCATCATCACCTACTTCGTCAGCGGGTCGACCGTGACGTATCCGCTCTACGTCAACGCGGCGGTCAAGGCGGCGGTGCCGCCGCAGATCAACGTGATCGCCACGGCGATCCTGGTGGTCAGCCTCGCGCTGCTGGCGGTCGGAACCCTCTACCGCCGCAAGCGCATCGACGTCTAG
- a CDS encoding EamA family transporter, translating into MAVAAMLSVQLGVAVAVGLIDQIGAEGAAWLRLAWAGLLFLVFLRPRRARFTRRSFVACVALGVVTAAITLLFMAALDRIPMGTASALEFLGPLGVAVVQGRGLARVAWPGLAAVGVVLMTQPWAGTVDLVGVLYALVAGVCWAGYIVLTQRVGDQVAGINGLAVSMPVAGLVGTAVVGPMVFDKLTPQLLLIGLGLAIMLPMFPFALELLALRRLSAAAFGTLMSLEPAFALIIGFVALHQVPDPAAVIGIVLVVTAGICAARGGARTTPVPAEVG; encoded by the coding sequence ATGGCGGTGGCGGCGATGCTGTCGGTGCAGCTGGGTGTGGCGGTCGCCGTGGGGCTGATCGACCAGATCGGCGCCGAGGGCGCCGCCTGGTTGCGGCTGGCCTGGGCGGGGCTGTTGTTCCTCGTGTTCCTGCGCCCGCGGCGGGCGCGGTTCACCCGGCGCAGCTTCGTCGCCTGCGTGGCGCTGGGGGTCGTCACCGCCGCGATCACGCTGCTGTTCATGGCGGCGCTCGACCGGATCCCGATGGGGACCGCCAGCGCGCTGGAGTTCCTCGGACCCCTCGGGGTGGCGGTCGTGCAGGGCCGCGGCCTCGCGCGCGTGGCGTGGCCGGGTCTCGCCGCGGTCGGCGTGGTGCTGATGACCCAGCCGTGGGCGGGGACGGTCGACCTCGTCGGCGTGCTCTACGCGCTGGTGGCCGGGGTGTGCTGGGCCGGCTACATCGTGCTCACCCAGCGCGTCGGGGATCAGGTCGCCGGGATCAACGGGCTGGCGGTGTCCATGCCCGTCGCCGGGCTGGTCGGCACGGCGGTCGTGGGACCGATGGTGTTCGACAAGCTGACACCGCAGCTGCTGCTCATCGGACTCGGCCTGGCGATCATGCTGCCGATGTTCCCGTTCGCGCTCGAACTGCTCGCGCTGCGCCGACTGAGCGCCGCCGCGTTCGGCACGCTGATGAGCCTCGAGCCGGCGTTCGCCTTGATCATCGGCTTCGTGGCGCTGCACCAGGTGCCGGATCCGGCCGCGGTGATCGGCATCGTCCTCGTCGTGACCGCCGGGATCTGTGCGGCCCGCGGTGGCGCGCGCACGACACCGGTGCCGGCCGAGGTCGGCTGA
- a CDS encoding ribose-5-phosphate isomerase produces the protein MTTKLRIVVGSDDAGYEYKEALKGDLKADDRVVEVTDVGVGTDEDTAYPHIAVAAARMVAEGKADRALLVCGTGLGVAISANKVPGIRAVTAHDSFSVERSVLSNDAQVLCFGQRVIGLELARRLAREWLNYEFDPASKSADKVEAICGYEPVADR, from the coding sequence GTGACGACCAAACTCCGGATCGTCGTCGGCTCCGACGACGCCGGCTACGAGTACAAGGAGGCCCTCAAGGGGGACCTCAAGGCCGACGACCGGGTCGTCGAAGTGACCGACGTCGGTGTGGGCACCGACGAGGACACCGCCTACCCGCATATCGCGGTGGCCGCGGCCCGGATGGTCGCCGAGGGCAAGGCGGACCGTGCACTGCTCGTGTGCGGCACCGGCCTCGGGGTGGCCATCAGCGCGAACAAGGTGCCCGGCATCCGTGCGGTGACCGCGCACGACAGCTTTTCCGTCGAACGCTCGGTGCTGTCCAACGACGCGCAGGTGCTGTGCTTCGGCCAACGTGTCATCGGCCTGGAGTTGGCACGCCGGCTGGCGCGCGAATGGCTGAACTACGAATTCGATCCTGCCAGCAAGTCCGCGGACAAGGTCGAGGCGATCTGCGGCTACGAACCGGTCGCCGACCGCTAG